Proteins found in one Campylobacter concisus genomic segment:
- a CDS encoding GatB/YqeY domain-containing protein, protein MSIREQILADIKEAMKAKDEFKRDTLRTLNAALKQVEVDQRIEMTDEVVLPLLQKEIKKRADSVELYIKGAREDLAKKEQGEIELIKAYLPAQLSDEELKEKIKKIIERVGKNLGTVMKMAKDEIGASAEAKRISMIAKELLA, encoded by the coding sequence ATGAGCATAAGAGAGCAAATTTTAGCTGATATAAAAGAGGCTATGAAGGCAAAAGATGAGTTCAAAAGAGATACCTTAAGAACGCTAAATGCAGCACTTAAGCAAGTTGAAGTCGATCAAAGGATCGAAATGACTGATGAAGTAGTACTTCCACTGCTTCAAAAGGAGATCAAAAAGAGGGCTGACTCAGTTGAGCTTTATATAAAAGGTGCTAGAGAGGATTTGGCTAAAAAAGAGCAGGGCGAGATTGAGCTTATTAAGGCATATTTGCCAGCACAACTAAGTGATGAAGAGCTTAAAGAGAAAATAAAAAAGATTATTGAAAGAGTTGGTAAAAATTTAGGCACTGTAATGAAAATGGCAAAAGATGAGATCGGAGCAAGTGCTGAAGCAAAACGCATAAGTATGATCGCAAAAGAGCTTTTGGCTTAA
- a CDS encoding ATP-dependent helicase: MPLSRLNKEQYTAATAPFGHNLIIASAGTGKTSTIVARIAHLLNLGVKPEKILLLTFTNKAASEMIERLNRYFDKQITSKITAGTFHSVSFSLLKSLDKGVTLKQPSELKTLLKSLVERRKFYHLSDVKPYGGAYLYDLYSLFQNSEQGTTFGKWISDKSEEQGVYAEIYEDVLEEFEAEKAKFAYADFNDLLIKMRDELKNGTNLAYDEILIDEYQDTNTLQGSLIDAFATKSLFCVGDFDQSIYAFNGANIEIIGSFKDRFPSANIYALNVNYRSSSSILALANKVINNNPRLYEKHLTVSREGNFKPPRLLVYNELFDQYQNIADIISLSPFNRENIAIIFRNNSSADGIEVALKERGISSKRKGGVSFFESREIKALIDIMGIYVNPKDIMAFIHICEYAKGVGSAVSKEIFDALLKLGHGNLIKGIVEPDESVNISSNKRRNYQLGLFDDLDEFAEVSRFSKLGFSDKFLGHPVLKLQKLSESGAQFLYEIYNFLRGMRNISKPATMINEIKTSKIYSLIVENLSTKRATLKNGNVDLALKEEVKERIMAKSVVLSELAKKYQDISKFYNFLALGSNEMSEGQGVSLLSVHASKGLEFDQVFIVDLAQNRFPNLKLMSMGGSLEEERRLFYVAVTRAKDELYLSYAKYDKIKKVTYQPSRFLIEAGMAKEEV; this comes from the coding sequence ATGCCTTTATCTAGGTTAAACAAAGAACAATACACCGCCGCAACTGCGCCATTTGGACACAATCTCATCATCGCTTCAGCTGGCACTGGCAAGACTAGCACCATAGTCGCGCGCATCGCTCATCTACTAAATTTAGGCGTAAAACCAGAGAAAATTTTGCTTCTAACTTTTACAAACAAAGCAGCCAGCGAGATGATAGAGCGCTTAAATAGGTATTTTGATAAACAAATCACTTCTAAAATCACCGCAGGCACCTTTCACTCGGTCTCATTTTCGCTTTTAAAAAGCCTTGATAAAGGCGTCACGCTAAAGCAGCCAAGCGAGCTAAAGACGCTTTTAAAAAGTCTTGTTGAGAGGCGTAAATTTTACCATTTAAGCGACGTCAAGCCTTACGGCGGAGCCTATCTATATGACCTTTACTCGCTATTTCAAAACAGCGAGCAAGGCACCACCTTTGGCAAATGGATAAGCGATAAGAGCGAAGAGCAGGGCGTTTATGCCGAAATTTATGAAGATGTCTTAGAAGAGTTTGAGGCTGAAAAGGCTAAATTTGCCTACGCTGATTTTAACGACCTTCTTATCAAAATGCGCGACGAGCTAAAAAATGGGACAAATTTAGCTTATGATGAAATTTTGATCGATGAGTATCAAGATACAAACACGCTTCAAGGCAGCCTCATAGACGCATTTGCGACAAAGAGCCTCTTTTGCGTGGGCGATTTTGATCAGAGTATCTACGCATTTAACGGCGCAAATATCGAGATCATTGGCTCATTTAAAGATCGCTTCCCAAGCGCAAACATTTACGCTTTAAATGTAAATTACCGCTCAAGCTCAAGCATACTTGCCCTTGCAAACAAGGTCATAAACAACAATCCAAGGCTTTATGAAAAGCACCTCACAGTTAGCCGCGAGGGAAATTTCAAGCCTCCAAGGCTACTTGTCTATAACGAGCTTTTTGATCAGTATCAAAATATCGCCGACATCATCTCGCTCTCGCCATTTAATAGAGAAAATATCGCCATAATTTTTAGAAATAACTCATCAGCGGACGGTATCGAGGTTGCGCTAAAAGAGCGAGGTATCAGCTCAAAGCGAAAGGGCGGGGTGAGCTTCTTTGAGAGCCGTGAGATCAAGGCGCTCATCGACATCATGGGAATTTATGTCAATCCAAAAGATATAATGGCATTTATCCACATCTGCGAATACGCAAAAGGCGTTGGTAGCGCCGTTAGCAAAGAAATTTTTGACGCGCTGCTTAAGCTTGGGCATGGAAATTTGATAAAAGGGATAGTTGAGCCAGATGAGAGCGTAAATATCTCATCAAACAAAAGGCGAAACTACCAGCTTGGCCTTTTTGACGATCTTGACGAATTTGCCGAAGTTTCAAGGTTTTCTAAGCTTGGCTTTAGTGATAAATTCCTAGGCCATCCAGTGCTAAAACTACAAAAGCTAAGCGAGAGTGGGGCGCAGTTTTTATATGAAATTTACAACTTTTTAAGAGGAATGAGAAATATCTCAAAGCCAGCCACGATGATAAATGAGATAAAAACTAGCAAAATTTACTCTCTAATCGTTGAAAATCTCAGCACAAAAAGGGCAACTCTAAAAAACGGCAACGTCGACCTAGCACTCAAAGAAGAGGTCAAAGAGCGCATAATGGCAAAGAGCGTGGTGCTAAGCGAGCTAGCTAAAAAGTATCAAGATATCAGTAAATTTTATAACTTCTTAGCCCTTGGAAGCAACGAGATGAGCGAAGGGCAGGGCGTTAGCTTGCTTAGCGTGCATGCGAGCAAAGGGCTTGAGTTTGACCAAGTTTTTATCGTCGATCTTGCGCAAAACCGCTTTCCAAATTTAAAGCTAATGAGCATGGGTGGCAGCCTAGAAGAAGAGAGGCGGCTCTTTTACGTAGCCGTAACTCGTGCAAAAGACGAGCTCTATCTTAGCTATGCAAAATACGACAAGATAAAGAAGGTGACCTACCAACCAAGTAGGTTTTTGATAGAGGCTGGCATGGCGAAAGAGGAAGTTTAA
- a CDS encoding flagellar protein, with translation MRVAVMANLAPNLKATRSPWALPTIGELRLFINSEHCLNLKNEPSNHEKRLSNFDQNLVKDDDALQILLSERATACFLFSEDSKFLAFSEWTADKMQIVKVVHLADMSIKTDNRRKRVVEFLSFDDGLLEILDSPIFMPKNYTLDIRTLFDDKI, from the coding sequence ATGCGTGTAGCAGTGATGGCAAATTTAGCACCAAATTTGAAGGCTACGAGGTCGCCATGGGCGCTCCCAACCATTGGCGAGCTACGGCTTTTTATAAATAGCGAGCACTGTCTAAATTTAAAAAATGAGCCTTCAAACCACGAAAAAAGACTATCAAATTTTGATCAAAATTTAGTTAAAGATGACGATGCGCTTCAAATTTTACTTAGCGAAAGGGCGACTGCTTGCTTTTTGTTTTCAGAGGACTCTAAATTTCTAGCTTTTTCTGAATGGACGGCAGATAAAATGCAGATCGTAAAGGTAGTGCACCTAGCCGATATGAGCATAAAAACTGATAATAGGCGCAAAAGAGTAGTGGAATTTCTCTCATTTGATGATGGCTTGCTTGAAATTTTAGACTCGCCGATCTTTATGCCTAAAAACTACACACTGGATATCCGCACACTTTTTGACGATAAAATTTAA
- a CDS encoding TolC family protein, producing MKFLSLALVLVLSGCAVKNIDENYKQILLEDNASGELNLDTSWWKQYEQSYLDELVELALKNNTDLAKAAINVNKALAQAGVLEANLIPSFNAGFEAGSSKNIKEGGAVTRSFGSSIGLSYELDLWQKLANSKDAAMFEADATKFDLEASKLSVINSVADAYFQILYLNESIKTYEQILEIYNKLNEIVGLKFKLGKEEALSLKQINSQLLSAQNKIESAKKELVSAKKTLRILLNERPDFELKFEGLTLSPVKSVGVDLDVPTSAIANRPDLRAAIYRIEEGILNYKASQKEFYPSITLGASLKSSTDKKEEAFSLKFLNGNIALNLPFLNYSKLKSNLKISEVNFELAKLNYISTLNSALNEIDAFYKGYLNDEALLINYQEQIKNYEEISKIYELKYSYGKVELKQFLEAKNSELEAKIGLLKAKYTLLQDELNIYKAMAGKFNR from the coding sequence ATGAAATTTCTAAGCCTAGCTTTAGTGCTCGTTTTAAGCGGCTGCGCTGTTAAAAATATAGATGAAAACTATAAGCAAATTTTACTTGAAGATAACGCCAGTGGCGAGCTAAATTTAGACACTTCTTGGTGGAAGCAGTATGAGCAAAGCTACCTTGATGAGCTTGTAGAACTTGCTCTTAAAAACAACACCGACCTTGCAAAAGCTGCGATAAATGTAAATAAAGCGCTCGCTCAAGCTGGCGTTTTAGAAGCAAATTTGATCCCTAGTTTTAACGCTGGTTTTGAGGCTGGAAGCAGTAAAAACATAAAAGAGGGCGGTGCGGTCACTAGAAGTTTTGGCTCAAGCATAGGGCTTAGCTACGAGCTTGATCTTTGGCAAAAGCTAGCAAACAGCAAAGATGCGGCGATGTTTGAAGCGGATGCTACTAAATTTGATCTAGAGGCTAGCAAACTAAGCGTTATAAACTCAGTAGCAGATGCCTATTTTCAAATTTTATATCTAAACGAGAGCATCAAAACTTATGAGCAAATTTTAGAAATTTATAACAAGCTAAATGAGATAGTTGGGCTTAAATTTAAGCTTGGCAAAGAGGAGGCGCTAAGCCTAAAACAGATAAACTCGCAGCTCTTAAGCGCTCAAAATAAGATAGAAAGTGCTAAGAAAGAGCTAGTGAGTGCTAAAAAAACGCTTAGGATTTTGCTAAATGAGAGGCCGGATTTTGAGCTTAAATTTGAGGGCCTCACGCTAAGCCCTGTAAAAAGTGTGGGCGTTGATCTAGATGTGCCAACAAGCGCCATAGCAAACCGCCCTGATCTAAGAGCGGCCATTTACCGCATAGAAGAGGGCATCTTAAACTACAAAGCGAGCCAAAAAGAGTTTTATCCAAGCATCACGCTAGGAGCCAGCCTTAAAAGCAGCACCGACAAAAAAGAGGAAGCCTTTAGCCTTAAATTTCTAAATGGAAATATCGCTTTAAATTTACCGTTTTTAAACTACTCTAAGCTAAAGTCAAATTTAAAGATTAGTGAGGTAAATTTTGAGCTTGCAAAGCTAAACTACATAAGCACTCTAAATAGCGCATTAAACGAAATAGACGCATTTTATAAAGGCTACCTAAACGACGAAGCGCTGCTTATAAACTATCAAGAGCAGATAAAAAACTACGAGGAAATTTCAAAAATTTACGAACTAAAATACTCCTATGGCAAGGTCGAGCTAAAGCAGTTTTTAGAGGCTAAAAATAGCGAGCTAGAGGCAAAAATAGGGCTTTTAAAAGCAAAATACACGCTTTTACAAGACGAGCTAAATATCTACAAAGCCATGGCAGGCAAATTTAATAGGTAA
- a CDS encoding MacB family efflux pump subunit, which produces MISLKNITKSFKLGENEIEILHGINLEIKKGEFIAIIGQSGSGKSTLMNILGCLDSPSGGQYLLDGKDISKFDSDALAKLRRDKFGFIFQRYNLLSTMNALENVALPSIYAGANKSDREKRGMEILDSLGLSEKAKNLPNKLSGGQQQRVSIARALMNGGEIILADEPTGALDSKSGLRVMEILVDLYKKGHTIIIVTHDPKIAEYASRVIEIKDGNIVNDNVKNSEIFEVKKQTQPEKSKFTYYKDQLIESFKMSVNAMLAHKLRSLLTMLGIIIGITAVISVVALGKGSQEQILAGIRKIGTNTIDIMPGKGFGDMLSGRVKTLSISDANMLSKQSFLDSVTPNTSTSGVLTYENISLTATLKGGGVGSFDVNGLKLEKGRIYDDDEVLNSDSVTLIDQNTKNSIFKNEDPIGKIILFNKKPLRIIGVLQKDEFKVGDASLLKIYAPYTTVINKITGDKFISSITVKVNESVNAQIAEKSLTDLLTIKHGKKDFFTRNSDSIKQTIEETISTMRLLISSIAVVSLVVGGIGVMNIMLVSVTERTKEIGIKMAIGARQSNILQQFLIEAVLLCLIGGAIGIAFSYAIGYIFNNFLDGFSMIFSNGSIVLALVTSMAIGIIFGYMPAKNASKLNPIDALSRE; this is translated from the coding sequence GTGATAAGTCTAAAAAATATCACAAAAAGCTTTAAGCTAGGTGAGAATGAAATAGAAATTCTTCATGGCATAAATTTAGAGATAAAAAAGGGCGAATTTATAGCTATCATCGGTCAGTCTGGCTCTGGTAAATCAACTCTGATGAACATCCTTGGTTGCCTTGATAGCCCAAGTGGCGGGCAGTACTTGCTAGATGGCAAAGATATATCAAAATTTGATAGCGACGCACTTGCTAAGCTTAGACGAGATAAATTTGGCTTTATCTTTCAAAGATATAACCTGCTTAGCACAATGAATGCTCTTGAAAACGTCGCACTTCCTAGCATCTACGCAGGAGCAAATAAGAGCGACCGAGAAAAAAGAGGGATGGAGATCTTAGACTCTCTTGGCCTTAGCGAAAAAGCAAAAAATTTACCAAATAAACTCTCAGGCGGACAACAGCAAAGGGTCTCCATAGCAAGGGCTCTGATGAATGGTGGCGAGATCATCTTGGCTGATGAGCCAACAGGCGCGCTTGATAGCAAAAGTGGTCTTAGAGTGATGGAAATTTTAGTGGATCTTTACAAAAAAGGTCACACCATCATCATCGTCACGCACGACCCAAAGATCGCCGAGTACGCGAGTAGAGTGATCGAGATAAAAGATGGCAACATCGTAAACGATAACGTAAAAAATAGTGAAATTTTTGAGGTCAAAAAGCAAACTCAGCCAGAAAAAAGCAAATTTACCTACTATAAAGATCAGCTAATTGAAAGCTTTAAAATGTCGGTAAATGCGATGCTAGCTCATAAATTAAGATCACTTTTAACCATGCTTGGCATTATTATTGGCATAACCGCGGTCATTAGCGTCGTAGCTCTTGGCAAAGGCTCACAGGAGCAAATTTTAGCTGGCATCAGAAAGATCGGTACAAATACTATCGATATCATGCCAGGAAAAGGCTTTGGCGATATGCTCTCAGGCAGGGTAAAAACGCTCTCTATAAGTGACGCAAATATGCTCTCAAAGCAGTCATTTCTGGACTCAGTCACTCCAAACACAAGTACTTCAGGCGTACTAACATATGAAAATATCTCCTTAACAGCGACACTAAAGGGCGGTGGAGTAGGGAGCTTTGACGTAAATGGACTAAAGCTAGAAAAAGGAAGAATTTACGATGACGACGAGGTTTTAAACTCAGATTCTGTCACATTAATAGATCAAAATACCAAAAACAGTATATTTAAAAATGAAGACCCTATCGGCAAGATCATTCTTTTTAACAAAAAGCCACTTCGCATTATAGGCGTTTTGCAAAAAGATGAGTTTAAAGTCGGTGATGCTAGCTTGCTTAAAATTTATGCTCCATACACGACTGTGATAAACAAGATAACGGGAGATAAATTTATTAGCTCAATAACCGTAAAAGTAAATGAGAGTGTAAATGCTCAGATCGCAGAAAAGAGCCTAACCGATCTTTTAACGATAAAACACGGCAAAAAAGACTTCTTTACAAGAAATTCTGATAGCATCAAGCAGACTATCGAAGAGACGATCTCAACCATGCGCCTTCTAATATCAAGTATCGCCGTAGTTTCACTAGTAGTTGGTGGTATAGGCGTGATGAATATCATGCTAGTTTCAGTTACAGAGCGTACCAAAGAGATAGGCATAAAAATGGCAATCGGAGCTAGGCAGAGCAACATCTTGCAGCAGTTTTTGATAGAGGCGGTGCTACTTTGCTTAATTGGTGGAGCTATCGGCATAGCCTTTTCTTATGCGATCGGCTACATATTTAATAACTTTTTAGATGGCTTTAGCATGATCTTTTCAAATGGCTCAATCGTACTTGCGCTTGTTACATCGATGGCTATTGGCATCATCTTTGGCTACATGCCAGCTAAAAATGCCTCAAAACTAAATCCAATAGATGCGCTTTCAAGGGAGTAA
- a CDS encoding disulfide bond formation protein DsbA produces the protein MVIAIDLGSNTFRVALVKKEENGFSNEQIYENIVGAARGLNESGKIADESKNRLFEAIAEAKSKFDFDKFKCVAVATEAFRVASNSEEIFSEIREKFGINFHLISGKAEAKLTFLGVQNAFKKLGISENFSIIDIGGASSEIGEDGNFMSFKFGIITFFEKFKTLDLMQENAKIYTKDAREFLNSLKNRFIVLTSGVPTTIAALRLGLNYENYDPKKVSGFELKNDDLAWFVDELLKMDDKSADAAVGRSRKYPLIAGTLLLKELLSGQEAKFIVIDDGLREGVGVTYLQGKFQEIITNF, from the coding sequence TTGGTTATAGCGATCGATCTTGGCTCAAACACATTTCGCGTAGCGCTTGTCAAAAAAGAGGAAAATGGCTTTAGTAACGAGCAAATTTATGAAAATATAGTAGGAGCTGCTAGAGGGCTAAATGAAAGTGGCAAGATAGCAGATGAGTCCAAAAATAGGCTCTTTGAAGCGATAGCGGAGGCTAAAAGTAAATTTGACTTTGATAAATTTAAATGCGTAGCAGTCGCAACTGAGGCTTTTAGGGTTGCGTCAAATAGTGAGGAAATTTTTAGCGAGATAAGAGAGAAATTTGGCATAAATTTTCATCTAATAAGCGGTAAAGCAGAAGCAAAGCTTACATTTTTGGGTGTTCAAAATGCTTTTAAAAAGCTTGGAATCAGTGAAAATTTTAGTATCATTGACATCGGTGGAGCAAGCTCAGAGATCGGTGAAGATGGAAATTTTATGAGCTTTAAATTTGGCATTATTACATTTTTTGAAAAATTTAAAACACTTGATTTAATGCAAGAAAATGCAAAAATTTATACAAAAGATGCAAGAGAATTTTTAAATAGTTTAAAAAATAGATTTATCGTGCTGACTTCTGGCGTACCAACTACTATCGCAGCGCTACGACTAGGACTTAACTACGAGAACTATGATCCAAAAAAAGTAAGCGGATTTGAGCTTAAAAATGATGATCTTGCTTGGTTTGTGGATGAGCTTTTAAAGATGGATGACAAAAGCGCTGACGCGGCAGTTGGAAGAAGTAGAAAGTATCCGCTCATCGCTGGGACACTACTCTTAAAAGAGCTACTAAGCGGGCAAGAAGCTAAATTTATAGTTATCGACGATGGGCTTAGAGAAGGTGTTGGGGTGACCTATCTGCAAGGAAAATTTCAAGAAATTATCACAAATTTTTAG
- a CDS encoding efflux RND transporter periplasmic adaptor subunit, with protein MKKSKILIILLILGVGGYFIYDNFFKIKDEKVEFITKKAKRGSFSKKVDATGEIFATELVDVGAQVSGQIKKLYIKLGDQVKKGDMIASIDSSTQQNSIDNKEAQLAIYKAQLESAKVALNIAKTQFDRENALFSRNATSKQEFESAKNTYSTNSAKIKELEAQIKQTNIELSTAKINLGYTKITAPRDGTVVSVQVEEGQTVNANQTTPTIVKIADLSYVKMKMQIAEGDITKIKVGTPVEYSILSEPTKKFQTTVSSIDPGLTTLSDGSYGSSSSSKSTSSSTSSNSAVYYYAQSIVENKDKILRIGMTTQNELLIANVKDAIIVPSIGIKRDENGTFVYVLKDGKAVKTAVKTGIKDNLDTQIISGVNEGDEIITSQGSASEIAKMIEKENKKF; from the coding sequence ATGAAAAAATCTAAAATTTTAATAATCCTGCTTATTTTAGGCGTCGGTGGATATTTTATCTATGATAATTTTTTTAAGATAAAAGATGAAAAGGTGGAATTTATCACCAAAAAGGCAAAAAGGGGATCATTTAGCAAGAAAGTCGATGCAACTGGAGAGATTTTTGCTACCGAGCTAGTTGATGTGGGTGCGCAGGTAAGCGGCCAGATAAAAAAACTCTACATTAAGCTTGGAGATCAGGTCAAAAAGGGCGATATGATCGCAAGTATTGATAGTTCGACCCAGCAAAATAGCATAGATAATAAAGAAGCTCAGCTTGCTATCTACAAAGCTCAGCTTGAAAGTGCAAAAGTGGCTCTAAATATCGCTAAAACGCAGTTTGATAGAGAAAATGCACTTTTTTCCAGAAACGCCACTTCAAAACAAGAATTTGAAAGCGCAAAAAACACTTATAGCACAAATAGTGCCAAGATAAAGGAGCTTGAAGCTCAGATCAAGCAGACAAATATCGAGCTAAGTACTGCTAAGATAAATTTAGGTTACACAAAGATCACCGCTCCAAGAGATGGCACCGTAGTAAGCGTGCAGGTCGAAGAGGGACAGACTGTAAATGCCAATCAAACTACTCCAACTATCGTAAAGATCGCAGATCTTAGCTATGTTAAGATGAAGATGCAAATAGCCGAGGGCGACATCACAAAGATAAAAGTTGGTACACCAGTTGAGTACTCGATCCTCTCTGAGCCAACGAAAAAATTTCAAACGACGGTTAGCTCAATCGACCCTGGCTTAACGACATTAAGCGATGGTAGCTATGGCTCTAGCAGTAGTAGCAAATCCACAAGCTCAAGCACTTCAAGCAACTCAGCTGTTTATTATTATGCTCAAAGCATAGTTGAAAATAAAGATAAAATTTTAAGAATAGGCATGACAACGCAAAATGAACTCTTAATAGCAAACGTAAAGGACGCTATCATCGTACCAAGTATCGGCATCAAAAGAGATGAAAACGGCACATTTGTCTATGTTTTAAAAGATGGCAAAGCGGTAAAAACAGCGGTCAAAACCGGCATAAAAGACAACCTCGATACGCAGATTATCAGCGGTGTAAATGAGGGTGATGAGATCATCACATCACAAGGCTCAGCAAGCGAGATAGCCAAGATGATCGAAAAAGAAAATAAGAAGTTTTAA
- the pbpC gene encoding penicillin-binding protein 1C, with translation MKKFKFLKFLALFLALVVAIFLILDQIYPLNLDALKKDEAKILLDKNGNIINMKLSSDGIWRFHEQSFPNSLKQCVVLFEDRYFYYHFGVNFASIFRAFFHNLRSDNRIGASTITMQVARMLEPSDRSYKNKIREIFRAFQLELHFSKDEILNFYLNLAPYGGNIEGAKAASFFYFGKELNELSYAQAALLSTIPKNPNKNRLDRVSNINALKNRVIKMLYKANLIDLSAFKRAQAEPFKNVRAKAIVTAEDYANVAFKNQISKASLDLNLQKDMLKILKDAMFSLKAKNANNAAAVVIDNKKMSVVAFIGSHDERARDGKNSALNMKRNTGSTLKPFIYSLALDSGLITPNSQLIDTQIYIKEYAPKNFSNDFLGIVSAKDALNFSLNIPVINLNLKLKDNSLYELLEKVNLVDEDKEYYGASITLGSAEMSLLDLAHLYTIYANDGIYRPLEFAGKNYKNEEKNVTLISPQSAYLTAKMLSEASRSYLKNAWQYAQNTPKIAFKTGTSASSRDLYAIGVDENYTIAIWIGNFNASKTDKLTGLNDVSKSLFDMFKIIAQKEKLRFMSEPDGIEKLPTCLDAFNYEKCKKMALDDRINGVDLKDKCESLRGEELDFLVKNELLDKDEIQKSPCAEIFKDKKPVFAYPYDNEEIVTDENITQVMVKCYAFLGDEIYLKIDDLSFSKIENASEKKFDLTLGEHSIKCLDQNSNQSEITIKIRR, from the coding sequence ATGAAAAAGTTTAAATTTCTAAAATTCCTTGCCCTATTTTTGGCTTTAGTGGTCGCTATCTTTTTGATACTTGATCAAATTTATCCACTAAATTTAGACGCGCTTAAAAAAGACGAAGCCAAAATTTTGCTTGATAAAAATGGCAACATTATAAATATGAAGCTTAGTAGTGATGGAATTTGGAGATTTCACGAGCAAAGCTTCCCAAACTCACTAAAACAATGCGTAGTGCTCTTTGAAGATAGGTATTTTTACTACCATTTTGGAGTAAATTTTGCCTCCATTTTTAGAGCATTTTTTCACAACCTAAGAAGTGACAACCGCATAGGGGCTAGTACCATCACGATGCAAGTAGCTAGGATGCTTGAGCCAAGTGATCGAAGCTATAAAAATAAGATAAGAGAAATTTTTAGAGCATTTCAGCTTGAGCTTCACTTTAGCAAGGATGAAATTTTAAATTTTTATCTAAATTTAGCCCCATATGGTGGCAATATCGAGGGTGCAAAGGCGGCAAGTTTTTTTTATTTTGGCAAGGAGCTAAATGAGCTAAGCTACGCTCAGGCCGCACTTTTAAGCACGATACCAAAAAATCCAAATAAAAATAGACTAGACCGCGTTTCAAACATAAATGCCTTAAAAAACAGGGTCATAAAGATGCTTTACAAGGCAAATTTAATCGATCTTAGCGCCTTTAAAAGAGCGCAGGCTGAGCCATTTAAAAATGTAAGAGCAAAAGCTATCGTAACCGCGGAAGATTATGCAAATGTCGCTTTTAAAAACCAAATTTCAAAGGCGAGTTTGGATCTAAATTTACAAAAAGATATGCTTAAAATTTTAAAAGATGCGATGTTTTCGCTAAAGGCTAAAAACGCAAACAACGCAGCAGCCGTGGTCATTGATAATAAAAAAATGAGTGTTGTTGCCTTTATCGGCTCGCACGATGAGCGCGCACGCGATGGCAAAAACTCAGCCCTAAATATGAAGCGAAACACCGGCAGCACATTAAAGCCTTTTATTTATTCGCTAGCACTTGATAGTGGGCTTATAACGCCAAATTCGCAGTTAATAGACACGCAAATTTATATAAAAGAGTATGCTCCAAAGAATTTTAGTAATGATTTTTTAGGTATCGTAAGCGCAAAAGATGCTCTAAATTTCAGCCTAAATATTCCGGTTATAAATTTAAACTTAAAACTAAAAGACAATTCGCTTTACGAACTACTTGAAAAGGTAAATTTAGTAGATGAAGATAAAGAGTATTATGGAGCTTCTATAACGCTTGGAAGTGCTGAAATGAGCCTGCTTGATCTTGCTCATCTTTATACTATTTATGCAAATGACGGCATTTATAGGCCGCTTGAGTTTGCTGGCAAAAACTACAAAAATGAGGAGAAAAATGTAACTCTCATCTCGCCTCAAAGTGCTTATTTAACCGCTAAAATGCTAAGCGAAGCCTCAAGATCATATCTAAAAAACGCTTGGCAATACGCGCAAAACACGCCAAAGATTGCCTTTAAAACTGGCACAAGTGCAAGCTCACGTGATCTTTATGCAATAGGCGTTGATGAAAATTACACAATTGCTATTTGGATTGGAAATTTTAATGCCAGTAAAACTGATAAATTAACAGGACTAAATGACGTATCAAAGAGTCTTTTTGATATGTTTAAGATAATCGCTCAAAAAGAGAAGTTAAGATTTATGAGTGAGCCAGATGGCATAGAAAAGCTACCGACCTGCCTTGATGCCTTTAACTATGAAAAGTGTAAAAAAATGGCGCTTGATGATAGGATAAATGGTGTAGATTTAAAGGATAAGTGCGAAAGTTTAAGAGGCGAAGAGCTTGATTTTTTGGTTAAAAATGAGCTTTTGGATAAAGATGAGATACAAAAAAGTCCTTGTGCTGAAATTTTTAAAGACAAAAAGCCAGTTTTTGCCTATCCGTATGACAATGAAGAGATAGTGACAGATGAAAATATTACACAAGTTATGGTAAAATGCTACGCGTTTTTAGGCGATGAAATTTACCTAAAAATAGATGATTTGAGCTTTTCTAAGATAGAAAATGCAAGCGAAAAAAAGTTTGATCTAACTCTTGGCGAGCACAGCATAAAATGCCTTGATCAAAACTCAAATCAAAGTGAAATAACAATAAAAATAAGGAGATAA